In Mangrovivirga cuniculi, the following proteins share a genomic window:
- a CDS encoding acetolactate decarboxylase, whose protein sequence is MKYLVVLTSFIFFSSCNYQDNTSEVKAAGSLKNIMIKGDLTPQLNSDSLTISDNFFGLGPAENMKGELMIIDGNIYKSIITNDDKVEVGQIKSFSAPFFVYGFFDNWEPVSPPKSNEITDKVIESYLNQISKNKDLETFSFKIQTKVKKAKIHVLNYQQKSNQNPSKTTIHNDNRYFDLIDKEVFILGFYSNKHHGIFTHKNSNIHMHLITKDKEMMGHLDEIVIDQNSEITFFHSKKEDHD, encoded by the coding sequence ATGAAATACCTGGTCGTTCTTACATCATTTATATTTTTTTCATCTTGCAATTATCAAGATAATACTTCAGAAGTGAAAGCTGCCGGAAGTTTGAAAAATATTATGATAAAAGGAGATCTTACCCCTCAATTGAATAGCGACTCATTAACAATTTCGGATAATTTTTTTGGATTGGGACCTGCTGAAAATATGAAAGGTGAGTTAATGATAATTGATGGGAATATTTATAAATCAATTATAACAAATGATGACAAAGTAGAAGTTGGGCAAATTAAAAGTTTTTCAGCACCTTTTTTTGTTTATGGTTTCTTTGATAACTGGGAACCTGTTTCACCTCCAAAATCAAATGAAATAACTGACAAGGTTATTGAATCTTATTTGAATCAAATCTCTAAAAATAAAGACTTGGAAACTTTTAGTTTTAAAATTCAGACTAAAGTAAAAAAGGCAAAAATACATGTCTTAAACTATCAGCAAAAATCCAATCAAAATCCATCAAAAACGACTATCCACAACGACAATCGGTATTTTGATTTGATTGACAAGGAAGTGTTCATTTTAGGTTTCTATTCTAACAAACATCATGGAATATTTACACACAAAAACAGTAATATTCACATGCATTTAATTACAAAAGACAAGGAAATGATGGGGCATTTGGACGAAATTGTGATTGATCAGAATAGTGAAATAACGTTTTTTCACTCAAAAAAAGAAGATCACGATTAA
- a CDS encoding haloacid dehalogenase type II yields MNIKLAFDIYGTIINTSGIKDVLKNHTGSKTKDFIGLWRTKQLEYSFRRAAMDLYVNFDTVTDQALQFTCDELDVSLNEYQRAQIIDSYRSLPKFDDTDDSLQNLKNKGFSINAFSNGSMQSLKALFKNNSLDKIFEKSISLENKQVFKPSRSAYYYLLNELNAEAQEVCLISGNPFDIIGAANCGIKTIWLNRKASTFDPWEIKPDYTVKSLNEIIKVLGQE; encoded by the coding sequence ATGAATATTAAACTGGCCTTCGATATTTATGGTACAATAATAAATACTTCAGGCATAAAGGATGTATTAAAAAATCACACCGGTTCTAAAACTAAAGATTTTATAGGGTTATGGCGAACAAAACAATTGGAATATTCATTTAGAAGGGCTGCAATGGACCTTTATGTTAATTTTGACACAGTTACTGATCAGGCATTACAATTTACTTGCGACGAATTAGATGTCAGCTTGAATGAATATCAAAGGGCCCAAATAATCGATTCATATAGATCATTACCAAAATTTGATGATACTGACGATTCCTTACAAAACTTAAAGAATAAAGGGTTTTCCATAAATGCATTTTCGAATGGAAGTATGCAAAGTTTAAAAGCTTTGTTTAAAAATAATTCCCTCGACAAAATATTTGAAAAATCTATTAGCCTTGAAAATAAACAAGTTTTTAAACCTTCACGGTCAGCGTACTATTACTTATTAAATGAATTGAATGCCGAAGCTCAGGAAGTGTGTCTGATTTCCGGAAATCCTTTTGACATAATTGGAGCAGCTAATTGCGGAATTAAAACAATCTGGTTAAATAGAAAAGCATCAACTTTCGATCCATGGGAGATAAAACCCGACTACACGGTAAAATCCTTAAATGAAATTATTAAAGTATTGGGTCAGGAATAA
- a CDS encoding DUF1801 domain-containing protein, which yields MAELKTKPTNQSIEEFIDSIDHNKRKEDSKVLLEIMKEQTGLEPKIWGENIIGFGEYHYKYDSGREGDWFMTGFSPRKQNMSIYIMTGFSKYQDLLEKLGKHRTGSSCLYINKLEDIDIQVLTKLISESFKAMKKRYH from the coding sequence ATGGCTGAACTTAAAACCAAACCAACCAATCAATCAATAGAAGAATTTATTGACTCTATAGACCACAACAAAAGAAAAGAGGACAGTAAAGTTCTTTTAGAAATCATGAAGGAGCAAACAGGACTAGAACCTAAAATATGGGGAGAGAATATTATCGGATTTGGAGAATACCACTATAAATATGACAGCGGCAGAGAAGGAGATTGGTTTATGACCGGTTTTTCTCCCAGAAAACAAAATATGAGTATTTACATTATGACAGGTTTCAGTAAATATCAGGATCTTCTGGAAAAATTAGGTAAGCATCGAACCGGTTCTTCCTGCCTTTATATAAATAAACTGGAAGATATAGATATTCAGGTACTTACTAAGCTGATTTCTGAGTCGTTTAAAGCCATGAAGAAAAGATATCATTAA
- a CDS encoding DUF3857 domain-containing protein, whose protein sequence is MKIFSTLAILFLLSLSVLAQRPIGYDWQESRKPYKLSQEEEEEGVYLLKNHIQYEYVYENKELFLYQTLHKIIRVNNDEALNENNRIYISMDGEADLVEIHARAIQRNGKIIKLDKNNIKEVNDEEAGRGYRIFAIEGAEVGSEIEYYYTIKREPKFFSRDYLQGMAKVKHASFTFATPSNLVFEFKSYGGFPELEKIESDEEDPEFTILKAEVNEVPSLEKESFATINEYRPRVEFKLTYNLYSGRSKIFSWEEISNKISKQTYAIEKRELKDLEKWIKKLGVDGLSDHEKIAKIEDAAKKEFFVENNSGASSNIGTIIDNKVTTDFGIFRFLVNAVESLGIEHEIVFTNNRNDVKFDGDFESYLYLVDYLIYFPESEDFIAPDKSEYRIGLIPSEFSANNGLFIRRKVVRDMIIPIVEVREIPAHDYTKNFDNLEINVSFDENVEKNLISVTRSFKGYTPSMIKSVIPFIEEKQKNEILEDLIKFISPDAEFKSKEFAQLDLEWSKWHEPLIIKGEVTSSHFIELAGNTILFKAGELIGQQSELYQESERKMEIVNAYNRGYKRTVEVTIPEGFKIENLSDLNIKEITKNGSGKDIYLFESKYTIEGRKLIITIDEIYNQIYYPASKFAKYRKVINAAADFNKIVLVMKKTI, encoded by the coding sequence ATGAAAATTTTTTCAACTTTAGCAATATTATTTCTTTTATCATTATCAGTATTAGCTCAAAGACCAATTGGATATGACTGGCAAGAGTCAAGAAAACCTTATAAACTTTCTCAGGAGGAGGAAGAAGAAGGGGTTTACCTTTTGAAGAACCACATCCAATATGAATATGTATATGAAAATAAAGAGCTTTTCCTTTATCAAACGCTGCATAAAATTATACGAGTTAACAATGATGAAGCCCTTAATGAAAATAACCGAATTTACATTTCTATGGATGGAGAGGCTGATCTTGTGGAAATTCATGCACGGGCAATTCAGAGAAATGGGAAGATTATTAAGCTGGATAAAAATAATATTAAGGAAGTCAATGATGAGGAAGCAGGCCGGGGCTATAGAATATTTGCTATTGAAGGCGCTGAAGTAGGTAGTGAGATTGAATATTACTATACTATTAAAAGGGAACCGAAATTCTTTAGCCGCGATTATTTACAAGGCATGGCCAAAGTAAAGCATGCCAGCTTTACTTTTGCAACACCATCAAACCTTGTCTTTGAATTTAAATCTTACGGAGGGTTTCCTGAACTTGAAAAAATTGAAAGTGATGAGGAAGATCCTGAATTTACCATTTTAAAAGCGGAGGTAAATGAAGTTCCATCACTTGAAAAAGAAAGTTTTGCTACCATAAATGAATACAGACCAAGAGTTGAATTTAAGCTTACTTATAACCTTTATTCCGGACGGTCTAAAATTTTTTCATGGGAAGAAATAAGTAATAAAATTTCAAAGCAAACATATGCGATTGAAAAGAGAGAGCTAAAGGATCTTGAAAAATGGATTAAAAAACTTGGTGTTGATGGCCTTTCTGATCATGAAAAGATAGCTAAAATTGAAGATGCTGCCAAGAAGGAATTTTTTGTAGAAAATAATAGTGGAGCATCATCTAACATAGGGACAATTATTGATAATAAAGTCACGACGGATTTTGGAATTTTTCGTTTTTTAGTAAATGCAGTTGAATCGCTAGGGATTGAGCATGAAATAGTCTTTACCAATAATCGAAACGATGTTAAGTTTGACGGGGACTTTGAATCATATTTATATTTAGTTGATTATTTAATCTACTTTCCGGAATCCGAAGATTTTATTGCCCCGGATAAGTCAGAATATCGTATCGGCTTGATTCCTTCAGAGTTTTCTGCAAATAACGGTCTGTTCATTAGAAGAAAAGTTGTCAGGGATATGATAATCCCAATAGTCGAAGTCAGAGAAATTCCTGCTCATGATTATACTAAAAACTTTGACAACCTGGAGATTAATGTGTCTTTTGATGAAAATGTTGAAAAGAATTTAATTTCTGTTACTCGCTCCTTTAAAGGATATACTCCAAGTATGATAAAGTCTGTTATTCCTTTTATAGAAGAAAAGCAGAAAAATGAAATATTAGAAGACCTCATTAAATTCATATCACCTGATGCAGAATTTAAATCTAAAGAATTTGCTCAACTAGATCTGGAGTGGTCTAAATGGCACGAGCCGTTGATAATAAAGGGAGAAGTCACTTCTTCCCATTTTATAGAACTGGCAGGAAATACGATCTTATTTAAAGCTGGAGAATTGATCGGACAACAATCAGAATTATACCAGGAATCAGAGCGAAAGATGGAGATCGTGAATGCTTATAACAGGGGGTATAAGAGAACTGTAGAGGTGACGATTCCCGAAGGGTTTAAAATTGAAAATCTTAGTGATTTGAATATTAAGGAGATTACTAAAAATGGTTCAGGAAAAGATATTTATTTATTCGAATCAAAATATACTATCGAAGGCAGAAAGCTTATAATTACAATAGACGAGATCTATAATCAAATATATTATCCTGCAAGTAAGTTTGCAAAGTATAGAAAAGTAATCAATGCAGCTGCTGATTTTAATAAGATTGTACTGGTAATGAAAAAGACGATTTAA
- a CDS encoding DUF3857 domain-containing protein — MRFFNVYLAISILVFFANSISAQKIDEEEISRLKEVYPESQVIFLKYFADIDISVKGDSLFVEKKNFENTFYLGNQVSQFAKDRIYSSSFYELKDIEAYSLVPSGRKYKKAKVESFKESFNKNSDFFYDDFKTINFVFPGIEQNAQSVLSYTEIYEEPRFGDKFFFQSGMPVDHARFSVTVDDEIDIEISRFNFDDFDIQVSEEKLKGDRTRYIFESREIQKWETESSSQGISYYAPHIVFRIKSFVDSKGEKHQVLDDLEDLFAWYSDFVGDLATQNDPKIQEVVDELISEDDSEIEKVRKIYYWVQDNIKYIAFEDGMRGFIPHSGSYVCEKRYGDCKDMASIIVNMLHHAGVKAHFTWVGTRSIPYKYSELPTTMVDNHMIATYKNGDDYYFLDATAQYLPFPLPSSMIQGKETLIKTDDGFEIVEVPKIGYEKNVMNDTIRIKLDESTILGKGNVSLSGYAKLYNAFNLIQSDEKSVSDYLNYLLAKGNNKFLIEEYDIANLYNRDLPIEVDYSFNLADYYRNINDDIYINLNLDRAMNNFIFEEDRELPYENRFRYTNKIVTILEKPEGYELTYLPENLTFENDVLAFTIAYSEKNGEIIMDKTLEVKYLTLYPEDFDAHNTAVKALNKAYREAIVLSKK, encoded by the coding sequence ATGAGATTTTTTAATGTATATCTAGCGATATCAATATTAGTTTTTTTTGCAAATAGCATTTCAGCTCAAAAAATTGATGAGGAGGAGATCTCCAGGTTAAAAGAAGTATATCCTGAGTCACAGGTTATATTTTTGAAATACTTTGCGGACATTGATATTTCAGTAAAAGGTGATTCGCTATTTGTAGAAAAGAAAAATTTTGAGAACACTTTTTATCTGGGTAACCAGGTTTCTCAATTTGCTAAGGATAGAATTTATAGTAGTTCTTTTTATGAATTAAAAGACATAGAAGCATATTCTCTGGTTCCATCAGGAAGAAAATATAAAAAGGCAAAGGTTGAGAGCTTTAAAGAATCTTTTAACAAAAACTCTGACTTTTTTTACGATGATTTTAAAACGATAAATTTTGTTTTTCCCGGAATAGAACAAAATGCCCAATCCGTTTTATCATATACGGAGATTTACGAAGAACCAAGGTTTGGCGATAAGTTTTTCTTTCAAAGCGGTATGCCAGTGGATCACGCACGTTTTTCAGTTACTGTTGATGATGAAATAGACATAGAGATATCAAGATTTAATTTTGATGATTTTGATATTCAGGTTTCAGAAGAAAAGTTAAAAGGTGATCGAACTCGCTATATTTTCGAATCCAGAGAGATTCAAAAGTGGGAAACCGAATCGAGCTCACAAGGAATTTCATATTACGCTCCACATATCGTTTTCAGAATTAAATCATTTGTAGACAGCAAAGGGGAAAAGCATCAAGTATTAGATGATCTTGAGGATTTGTTTGCGTGGTATAGCGATTTTGTTGGCGACCTGGCCACTCAAAATGATCCAAAAATTCAAGAGGTCGTTGACGAGCTGATTTCTGAAGATGATAGTGAAATAGAAAAAGTAAGGAAGATTTATTACTGGGTACAGGATAATATAAAATATATCGCTTTTGAGGATGGTATGAGAGGTTTTATACCACATTCCGGTTCATACGTTTGTGAAAAAAGGTATGGAGACTGCAAAGATATGGCGAGTATTATTGTTAATATGTTACACCATGCTGGAGTTAAAGCTCATTTTACATGGGTTGGAACTCGATCAATTCCATACAAATACTCTGAGCTACCTACAACCATGGTGGATAATCATATGATAGCAACATATAAGAATGGTGATGATTATTATTTTCTTGATGCTACAGCGCAATATTTGCCATTTCCTTTGCCTTCATCGATGATCCAGGGAAAAGAAACTTTAATTAAAACGGATGATGGATTTGAGATTGTGGAAGTCCCTAAAATCGGCTATGAAAAAAACGTCATGAATGACACGATCAGAATAAAACTGGATGAATCAACTATTCTGGGCAAAGGTAATGTGAGTTTATCTGGTTATGCTAAATTATACAATGCGTTTAATCTCATTCAGTCTGATGAAAAAAGTGTAAGTGATTACTTGAATTATTTATTAGCAAAAGGGAATAATAAGTTTCTGATTGAAGAATATGATATAGCTAATTTATATAATCGAGACTTACCAATAGAAGTAGATTATTCATTCAATCTGGCAGATTACTACAGAAACATTAATGATGATATTTATATTAATCTAAATCTGGACCGGGCTATGAACAATTTCATTTTTGAAGAAGACCGGGAATTACCGTATGAAAACAGATTCAGATATACCAATAAGATAGTTACGATTTTAGAAAAGCCTGAGGGATATGAACTCACATATTTACCTGAGAATTTAACCTTTGAAAATGACGTTCTGGCTTTTACCATAGCATATAGCGAAAAGAATGGCGAGATAATTATGGATAAGACATTGGAAGTGAAATACCTGACTCTTTATCCGGAAGATTTTGATGCACATAACACAGCTGTAAAAGCTTTAAATAAAGCTTATCGGGAAGCAATAGTTTTAAGTAAAAAATAA
- a CDS encoding toxin-antitoxin system YwqK family antitoxin, with protein sequence MYRKAIVNGKEDVYSSWFFDNNSLNAIGNENSNEDPVGPWEYYYSNQQLNAIGNFNNDGEKVGKWTYYYPDGQLMKIESYNEEGQRHGPAKFYYENGKVKNEVVFKNGELDGKLKIFYPSGYLKEEISYTAGREDGPGRGYYVTGEKYYEYTYKEGELDGKFTYYFNDGSLYQKINFSEGERDGLYEDIFINGKVYEKGQYVGGKAEGHWEWRHFNGTLSNEGEFKEDKRVGVWKEYYSEGELEEEEFYNEEGELNKIISYDKKGNKHTEYTLDGEKLTSYIYYNQEGEVLSSSPEGKASYEYRSFYPDSFRFEEGRIKNGLKSGEFKTYSKAGYLSSLTNYRKGKKHGLAYDYHPNGNVKVEVIYSDGVTDGLYKEYFENGNIKLEGWFLEDVQQQLWKEYYPDGTIESEKYFLNGKLNGESKDYDYKGRLRSVEHYSNGLLTTIEKYDAEGNLYQKQLLDLGSGKINSVYNNGNVSRTTTLRGGEYVEDVILYHENGKVKRHFPVKYGKIWGDYKEYHANGKKRESGKYVNGKFQGKWQFFDIDGNLYVEREFQRGDLNGTVTYYHSNGEIDRIYPYRDNLTQGVVKYFSASGELQMEKMFNEDIPASYRYLKKNGEYTDWFSLNNGNDSLVAYFANGNLSCKQTFINGELDGDLEYYYANGQIEIKREFDKGVQIGEDKEYYSDGSLRYSVTYKDGFKHGQETYYYSNGQIKAVYKYHYGSLIDSPEYYTPKGELVQ encoded by the coding sequence ATGTACAGGAAAGCCATTGTTAACGGGAAAGAAGATGTTTATTCTTCATGGTTTTTTGATAATAATTCTCTTAATGCTATTGGCAACGAAAATTCAAATGAGGATCCGGTTGGTCCATGGGAATATTACTATTCTAATCAACAACTCAATGCAATAGGTAACTTTAATAATGATGGAGAGAAGGTAGGTAAATGGACATATTATTATCCTGATGGCCAATTAATGAAAATCGAATCATATAATGAAGAAGGCCAGCGTCATGGACCCGCAAAATTCTATTATGAAAATGGTAAGGTTAAAAATGAAGTGGTTTTCAAAAATGGCGAACTGGATGGTAAGCTAAAGATCTTTTACCCTTCAGGTTATTTAAAGGAGGAGATCTCATATACAGCAGGAAGAGAGGATGGGCCAGGTAGAGGATATTATGTCACTGGGGAAAAATATTATGAATATACTTACAAAGAAGGTGAGCTAGATGGGAAATTCACTTACTATTTTAATGATGGTTCATTATATCAAAAAATCAATTTTTCAGAAGGCGAGAGAGATGGTCTTTATGAAGATATTTTCATCAACGGGAAAGTATATGAAAAAGGTCAATATGTCGGAGGTAAAGCTGAAGGACATTGGGAATGGAGACATTTTAATGGCACATTATCTAATGAGGGTGAATTTAAAGAAGACAAAAGAGTAGGTGTCTGGAAGGAATATTACAGTGAAGGAGAACTTGAAGAAGAGGAATTTTATAATGAAGAAGGAGAGCTTAATAAAATAATAAGCTATGACAAAAAAGGAAATAAGCATACAGAATATACTCTCGATGGAGAAAAACTGACTTCATATATTTATTATAATCAGGAAGGTGAAGTATTATCATCAAGTCCTGAGGGTAAGGCTTCATATGAATACAGATCATTTTATCCTGATAGTTTTAGATTTGAGGAAGGTAGAATTAAAAACGGTCTAAAATCGGGTGAATTTAAAACCTATAGCAAAGCAGGATATCTTTCAAGTCTGACAAATTACAGGAAAGGTAAAAAGCATGGACTTGCTTATGACTACCATCCAAATGGCAACGTAAAAGTTGAAGTTATATATTCTGATGGAGTTACAGATGGCCTTTATAAAGAATACTTTGAAAATGGTAATATCAAACTAGAGGGATGGTTTTTAGAGGATGTTCAACAACAATTGTGGAAGGAGTATTACCCTGATGGTACCATTGAATCTGAGAAATATTTTCTCAATGGGAAATTAAATGGCGAATCGAAAGATTATGATTATAAGGGTAGGCTGAGGTCAGTTGAGCATTATTCAAATGGTTTATTAACCACCATAGAAAAATATGATGCTGAAGGAAATCTTTATCAAAAACAATTACTTGATCTGGGTAGTGGAAAGATTAATTCAGTTTACAACAACGGTAATGTTTCGAGAACAACGACTCTTCGAGGTGGGGAATATGTCGAAGATGTGATATTATATCACGAAAATGGAAAGGTGAAAAGGCATTTTCCTGTTAAGTACGGAAAGATTTGGGGTGATTATAAAGAATATCATGCTAACGGGAAAAAGAGAGAATCAGGAAAATATGTAAATGGAAAATTTCAGGGTAAATGGCAATTTTTTGACATTGACGGGAATTTATATGTAGAGAGAGAATTTCAAAGAGGTGATTTGAATGGAACTGTTACATATTATCATTCAAACGGCGAAATAGATCGAATCTATCCTTATAGAGATAATCTTACTCAAGGAGTAGTTAAGTATTTTTCTGCTAGCGGTGAGCTTCAAATGGAAAAAATGTTTAATGAGGATATCCCCGCAAGCTATCGCTACCTGAAAAAAAATGGTGAATACACTGATTGGTTTTCGTTAAATAATGGGAATGACAGCTTAGTTGCTTACTTCGCAAATGGAAATTTATCTTGTAAACAAACCTTTATTAATGGCGAGCTAGATGGTGACCTGGAGTATTATTATGCTAACGGCCAAATTGAAATTAAAAGAGAATTTGACAAAGGGGTGCAGATAGGTGAGGATAAAGAGTACTATAGTGATGGTTCTCTTAGGTACTCAGTGACCTACAAAGATGGTTTTAAACATGGTCAAGAGACATATTATTATAGTAATGGGCAGATTAAAGCAGTTTATAAATATCACTACGGTAGTTTGATCGATAGCCCGGAATACTATACACCAAAGGGGGAATTAGTTCAATAA
- a CDS encoding tetratricopeptide repeat protein — MFRFFVLSAFVFVNVFINAQVKLINGDSLIEAGIQLHDEEKYEEAISLFEQVNPGDTTYYTALIEKANSLVALEKYKESITLIKSILKKGTENKAMAFNLIGTAFDENGNADSAIFYYKKGLEEFPYHASLHYNLGVTLYHQENYEEAIKNFQEALYINPFHSNSHLYLGEIAVKRQMSTKAFLSFGTYLAINPGNNQILVILNNILLGNADEYGEIDYKLDNSAFKELDLIINSRAALKDDFKSNIKVEAPVVQQSELILEMLEYKKGTGDFWMDFYVPFYTFVQKESFLSHLFIHC; from the coding sequence ATGTTTCGATTTTTTGTTTTATCAGCATTCGTTTTTGTAAATGTTTTTATCAATGCTCAGGTTAAATTAATCAATGGAGATAGTTTGATTGAGGCTGGAATCCAATTGCATGACGAAGAAAAATATGAAGAGGCTATTAGCCTTTTTGAGCAGGTTAATCCTGGAGACACTACTTATTATACAGCTTTAATTGAAAAAGCAAATTCGCTTGTAGCCTTAGAAAAATACAAAGAGAGTATAACTCTGATTAAATCCATCTTAAAGAAAGGGACTGAAAATAAGGCGATGGCTTTTAATCTAATAGGTACAGCTTTTGATGAAAATGGTAATGCTGATTCGGCAATTTTTTATTATAAAAAAGGGTTAGAAGAATTCCCCTATCATGCAAGCTTACATTATAATCTTGGTGTTACACTTTATCATCAGGAAAACTATGAAGAGGCGATTAAAAATTTTCAGGAAGCTCTTTATATAAATCCTTTTCATTCAAATTCGCATCTCTATCTAGGTGAAATCGCAGTCAAAAGGCAGATGTCTACTAAGGCATTCTTATCATTTGGTACGTATTTGGCTATTAATCCGGGGAACAATCAGATATTGGTAATCCTTAACAATATTTTATTAGGCAATGCCGATGAGTATGGAGAAATAGATTATAAATTAGATAACTCCGCTTTTAAAGAATTAGACCTAATAATTAATTCGAGGGCTGCACTGAAAGATGACTTTAAATCAAATATAAAAGTAGAAGCGCCAGTGGTTCAACAATCTGAACTAATTCTTGAAATGCTTGAATATAAAAAGGGGACCGGAGATTTCTGGATGGATTTTTATGTGCCCTTTTATACTTTTGTTCAAAAAGAGAGTTTTCTGAGCCATTTATTTATACACTGCTAG
- a CDS encoding YwbE family protein, translated as MEDNEKQDLNIGKARKNLHLGQTVLVVQKHHQRSGELTEGVIKKFLTKSNSHPWGIKVMLEDGTVGRVKK; from the coding sequence ATGGAAGACAATGAAAAACAGGATCTTAATATTGGTAAAGCCAGAAAAAATCTTCATCTCGGCCAGACAGTACTGGTTGTTCAAAAGCATCATCAAAGATCGGGTGAGTTAACCGAGGGGGTAATTAAGAAATTTCTGACTAAGTCTAATAGCCACCCTTGGGGAATAAAAGTAATGTTAGAAGATGGAACAGTAGGAAGGGTAAAAAAATAG
- a CDS encoding baeRF7 domain-containing protein, producing the protein MEIFKTKDFERLSDVHKPFCVSIYIPTHRISTPGQEMDEDRIELKNQLQDARDQLIIHGMKESEAEPYLEPISKLLDNNEFWNYQSDGLAIFYNGKEVETFHIPIEFKSYAYVSERYYLLPLAGMLHDSSTHFILELSLDHVKLYEATRYTIAEVGISHLVPTQLEDAVGYDYEQKQLGRRSNQGETGDAEGLYHGHGSGNETEKKKRHLNISDRSMKVL; encoded by the coding sequence ATGGAAATATTCAAAACAAAAGACTTTGAAAGACTTTCGGATGTACATAAACCATTTTGTGTAAGTATTTACATTCCAACCCATAGAATAAGCACACCGGGTCAGGAAATGGATGAAGATAGAATAGAATTAAAGAATCAATTACAAGATGCCAGAGATCAATTGATCATACACGGCATGAAAGAAAGTGAAGCTGAACCATATCTTGAGCCGATTTCTAAATTATTAGATAATAATGAATTCTGGAATTATCAATCTGATGGCCTTGCCATTTTTTACAATGGTAAAGAGGTAGAAACCTTTCACATTCCAATTGAATTTAAAAGTTATGCATATGTAAGTGAAAGATATTATTTATTACCACTAGCAGGAATGCTTCATGATTCTAGTACTCATTTTATTCTCGAACTTTCATTAGATCATGTGAAACTTTATGAGGCGACCAGATATACTATTGCTGAAGTAGGCATCAGTCATTTAGTACCTACTCAACTAGAAGATGCTGTAGGTTACGATTATGAACAAAAACAGCTCGGAAGAAGATCTAACCAGGGAGAAACAGGAGATGCTGAAGGACTGTATCACGGGCATGGTTCAGGAAATGAAACAGAAAAAAAGAAGAGGCATTTAAATATTTCAGACAGATCAATGAAGGTCTTATGA
- a CDS encoding baeRF3 domain-containing protein: protein MKLLNDEDKPMIVACVDYLYPIYRDANDYQYLMNEHIEGNFCDEDLLTLKEKAWNVMKPQVESTRASAKEKYKAQLNEGKSAPSPETVIPASMAGRTETLFVKKDSHLWGKYKLKEHSIEINQVRKVGDADLLNLAAIETIKHNGKVYVINEDEMPDNTSVVNGVFRYAR from the coding sequence ATGAAATTATTAAATGATGAAGATAAACCAATGATAGTCGCCTGTGTAGACTACTTATATCCTATTTACAGAGATGCCAACGATTATCAGTATTTAATGAATGAACATATTGAAGGTAATTTCTGCGATGAAGATTTATTAACCTTGAAGGAAAAAGCCTGGAATGTGATGAAGCCACAGGTCGAATCGACTCGTGCGAGTGCAAAAGAAAAATATAAAGCTCAATTAAATGAAGGAAAATCCGCTCCTTCACCCGAAACCGTGATACCGGCTTCCATGGCAGGAAGAACTGAAACCTTGTTTGTCAAAAAAGATTCTCACTTGTGGGGTAAGTATAAATTAAAAGAACATTCTATTGAAATTAATCAGGTCAGAAAAGTAGGCGATGCCGATCTCCTTAATCTGGCAGCAATAGAAACAATTAAGCATAACGGTAAAGTGTATGTAATCAATGAAGACGAGATGCCGGATAATACAAGCGTAGTAAATGGAGTTTTCAGATACGCCAGATAA